Within Candidatus Binataceae bacterium, the genomic segment GTTTCCGCGATCGCGAAATTGACGCCGGTGACGCCCATCTCGGCGCTGAGAAAGATCGAGCGCAGCCGTTCGCGCGCCGCCGCCGTCAGCTTTTCGGGCTCCGGCGTGTAAGGAATTCCGAGCTTCTCGGCGAACAGCCGGCCGATGTCCTCGCGCGCGAGATGGATCGCCGGCGTGATGATATGCGACGGAGCTTCGTTACGGAGCTGGACGATATACTCGCCGAGGTCGGTCTCGACCGGCTCGATCCCGGCTGCGGCGAGCGCGGGGTTGAGCGCGATCTCCTCGGTGGTCATCGACTTGCCCTTGACCACGCGTTTGGCGCCGGCGCGCTGGGCCACCCCGACGATATAGTCGCGAGCTTCCGCAGCGTCGGCGGCGACGAAGACCTTGCAACCGTTGGCTTCGAGACGATCTTTCAGCTCGACCAGCAACTCGTCGAGACGGCCGATCGCGTCTTCTTTAATTCGGCGTGCGGTCTCGCGTTCCTGCTCGAAGGACGGAAATTCCGCGCGCTGTTCTGCGACATGCTGGAGATGGCGTCCGGTGGCGTTCTCGAGCTTACGGCGCAATTCGACGTCGGCCACGGCGGCGCGGCTGGCGGCAAAGAAATCGTGCGATGAGGTCTCGGGCATTTGAATCTCCGGCGTGTCACGCTACGGAGCATCATATTGAGTTGAGGGCGCGCATAGAACGCGCGCCGAAGCGCACGATTCGCGTAAATTTTAAGGCGATTATCCCGATTCCGCCCACGGACTGATAACACCAATTCCGCAATCGGAGAAGTCCGCGAGGTTCCGCGTTGCGACAGTTGCCCGACACGAGCGCGCGATAGCGGCGATCGCTGCATCGAACTCGTTAATGGGACGGCCCAGCCCGCGCCGATGCGCCGCAATCCCGGCGAAGGCTCTCGCCGCCGCTCCATCAAAGGGTAGAATCCGCTCGGCGAAATCTTCATCGAATATCGCCGTCACTGCCCGTTCCAAGCGGACCCGGCGATGGCTCGCCGGTAACAGGGCCAGACCGTAAAAAATCTCGGCTTTGCAGAGGGTCGTAGTAAAGAGATCGGTCGAAGGTTGGGCCCGCATCCAACGACTTACCGAAGCCGCCGGGCTGGGACGCAAAGTCTCCGAAAGTACATTCGTGTCGAGTATGATCATTCTTCGAAGGGCGGCGGTTCACGCATGGGGCCGCGCTCGGGAATCTGCAATTCCACCCCTCCCGTGGGCGAAATTCGCCGGCGGATGGCTTCAAACAGATCCGCCGAGCTGGGTTTGGCCGCCAGCGTAGTGCGCAGGATGTGACGCACCTCCTCCTCCATCGATCGTCCGTGCCGGGCGGCGCGCAGGCGGAGCTTACTCTTTACGCTGTCTTCCAGATTGCGAATGGTGATACTGGACATCGGGCTGTTCGCTCCGCAATCATTGATATCAAAGCAATCATTGATTGACAATCACCAGGGCGGGCCGGCAATGCCGCCAGCCTAAAGCAATCCTGGAAGCGAAAGCGGCATGAAGCCGCGCGGCTCAGTGATCTGAGAGCGCGCCCGTCTCGGGCATCGCGAGGGTAGATCGCGATGAAGGGACCGACGCCGGTTTGGACGTCGGCCATGAAGAAATTGAACCAGTCGAGGCCGTGCAGGCTGCGCGCCGACGGCTGCGGCGAGTCTTTCGCGATCGCCGCCGCTGACGAAAGATCGGAGCGATTCATGGTGAAACGAGCGCGCACATTGCGGCCGGGCTATGCGCCCGTGGCGCAGCAATCAGGAACGCCGAACGACTGCTAGTTCAGGCCCTAGTTCATGCGGGAGACCTGGCGCATCAGGCGCACGATCGCTTCGCGCGCGGCCTCGGCACCCGGATGCTCGGGGGCCTGAGCGAGAAAGCCGCGGAAATCGGCGAGTGCCGGGCCAAAGCATTCGAGCCGCTCGTAGAGCGCGCCACGCTCGAGGACTTCCTCGGCCGCGCGCGGGTCGAGCATCAGGATGCGATCGAGCACGCTCAACGAGCGCGTCCAGTCCGACGCGCTGGCGTAGATATTCTTGAGATTACGCAACATCCGCGTGAGGACTTCACGCGCGCCGACCGCCTTGAGCATCGCGGGATTCACCTCGACCGGCTGGCCATAGATTTGCGTGAGGCGCGCGCGGATCTCTTCGAGATCGAGGATGGCGCCGCCGTTGAAGGGATCGATAATCAACTCGCCGCGATCGTCGACAGCCTTGACCAGGAAGTGCGCCGGAAACGAGACGCCGAAGAGGTTCAGGCCGAGGCGGCGGCCGACCTCGATGTAGACCACGGCGAGCGTTATCGGGATGCCGAGGCGGCGTTCGAGGACGTCGTTGAGAAAGGAGTTGCGCGGATCGGCGAAGGCCTCGCGGTTGCCGTCGAAGCCTTTGCGCGTGAAGAGAAACTCGGAGAGCGCCTGGATTTTCGCGATCGTGTTGGGGCCGGCGCGGACCAGCGGCTCGGCCTCGCGGGCCAACTCGGCAAAGCGTTCGAGGTAATTCTCGATATCGAGGGCCGGGTACTCTTCCTTGGCGATCAGCAAGGCGCCGCGCGCCAGGGGAATCGGCTCGCGGGCCGCCAGTTTCGAGAATTCGTCGCGCGCTTCGCTCATCTTAATGCCGTGCCGTCGTGAATCTATTCGTCGTGATTTATTCAAGAATTATTAGATTACGCGGAGCCGCTCAAGGCAAAACCTCGGCGAGCGCTTGCATGATCGCGAGCTGCACCGCAGGACTCTGCTCGCGCACCCGCGCGCGATCGAGTTCGCGGCGCGCGGCGCGATCACTAAATTGGCCCAGCGCCCAGGCGGCAT encodes:
- a CDS encoding tetratricopeptide repeat protein, translated to MSEARDEFSKLAAREPIPLARGALLIAKEEYPALDIENYLERFAELAREAEPLVRAGPNTIAKIQALSEFLFTRKGFDGNREAFADPRNSFLNDVLERRLGIPITLAVVYIEVGRRLGLNLFGVSFPAHFLVKAVDDRGELIIDPFNGGAILDLEEIRARLTQIYGQPVEVNPAMLKAVGAREVLTRMLRNLKNIYASASDWTRSLSVLDRILMLDPRAAEEVLERGALYERLECFGPALADFRGFLAQAPEHPGAEAAREAIVRLMRQVSRMN
- a CDS encoding type II toxin-antitoxin system VapC family toxin, with protein sequence MIILDTNVLSETLRPSPAASVSRWMRAQPSTDLFTTTLCKAEIFYGLALLPASHRRVRLERAVTAIFDEDFAERILPFDGAAARAFAGIAAHRRGLGRPINEFDAAIAAIARSCRATVATRNLADFSDCGIGVISPWAESG